A genomic window from Streptococcus sanguinis includes:
- a CDS encoding 50S ribosomal protein L18 has protein sequence MITKPDKNKIRQKRHRRVRGKLSGTADRPRLNVFRSNTGIYAQVIDDVAGVTLASASTLDKEVSKGTKTEQAVVVGKLVAERAVAKGISEVVFDRGGYLYHGRVKALADAARENGLKF, from the coding sequence GTGATTACGAAACCAGATAAAAATAAAATCCGCCAAAAACGCCACCGTCGCGTTCGCGGAAAACTCTCTGGAACTGCTGATCGCCCACGTTTGAACGTATTCCGTTCTAATACAGGCATCTACGCTCAAGTGATTGATGACGTAGCGGGTGTAACGCTCGCAAGCGCTTCAACTCTTGACAAAGAAGTTTCAAAAGGAACTAAAACAGAACAAGCCGTTGTTGTTGGTAAGCTCGTTGCTGAACGTGCAGTTGCTAAAGGTATTTCTGAAGTCGTCTTCGACCGCGGTGGATATCTCTATCACGGACGTGTAAAAGCTTTGGCTGATGCAGCTCGTGAAAACGGATTGAAATTCTAA
- a CDS encoding 50S ribosomal protein L6, producing the protein MSRIGNKVIVLPASVELSNKDNVVTVKGPKGELTREFSKDIEIRVEGTEVTLHRPNDSKEMKTIHGTTRALLNNMVVGVSEGFKKELEMRGVGYRAQLQGKKLVLSVGKSHPDEVEAPEGITFELPNPTTIVISGISKEVVGQTAAYVRSLRAPEPYKGKGIRYVGEFVRRKEGKTGK; encoded by the coding sequence ATGTCACGTATTGGTAATAAAGTTATCGTGTTGCCTGCTAGTGTTGAACTTAGCAACAAAGACAACGTTGTAACTGTAAAAGGACCTAAAGGAGAACTGACTCGTGAGTTCTCAAAAGATATTGAAATCCGTGTGGAAGGAACTGAAGTTACTCTTCACCGTCCAAACGATTCAAAAGAAATGAAAACAATCCACGGAACTACTCGTGCCCTTTTGAACAACATGGTTGTTGGTGTATCAGAAGGATTCAAGAAAGAACTTGAAATGCGTGGGGTTGGTTACCGTGCTCAACTTCAAGGCAAAAAGCTTGTGCTTTCAGTTGGTAAATCTCATCCAGACGAAGTAGAAGCACCAGAAGGCATCACTTTTGAACTTCCAAACCCAACGACTATCGTTATCAGCGGAATTTCAAAAGAAGTAGTTGGACAAACAGCAGCTTACGTACGTAGTCTGCGTGCTCCAGAGCCATACAAAGGTAAAGGTATCCGCTACGTTGGTGAATTCGTTCGCCGTAAAGAAGGTAAAACTGGTAAATAA
- the rpsH gene encoding 30S ribosomal protein S8, producing MVMTDPIADFLTRIRNANQANHEVLEVPASNIKKGIAEILKREGFVKNVEIIEDDKQGIIRVFLKYGQNGEKVITGLKRISKPGLRVYKKREDLPKVLNGLGIAILSTSEGLLTDKEARQKNVGGEVIAYVW from the coding sequence ATGGTTATGACTGACCCAATTGCAGACTTTTTGACACGTATCCGTAATGCTAACCAAGCAAACCACGAAGTGCTTGAAGTGCCTGCATCAAACATCAAAAAAGGGATTGCTGAAATCCTGAAGCGTGAAGGTTTTGTAAAAAACGTGGAAATCATCGAAGATGACAAACAAGGCATCATCCGTGTATTCCTTAAATACGGACAAAATGGTGAAAAAGTTATCACTGGTTTGAAACGTATTTCAAAACCAGGTCTGCGTGTTTACAAGAAGCGCGAAGATCTTCCAAAAGTTCTGAACGGACTTGGAATTGCTATCCTTTCAACATCTGAAGGCTTGCTGACTGATAAAGAAGCGCGCCAAAAGAATGTTGGTGGGGAAGTTATCGCTTACGTTTGGTAA
- a CDS encoding 30S ribosomal protein S5 has product MAFKDNAVELEERLVAINRVTKVVKGGRRLRFAALVVVGDRNGRVGFGTGKAQEVPEAIRKAVEDAKKNLIEVPMVGTTIPHEVLSEFGGAKVLLKPAVEGSGVAAGGAVRAVIELAGVADVTSKSLGSNTPINIVRATVEGLKQLKRAEEVAALRGISVSDLA; this is encoded by the coding sequence ATGGCATTTAAAGACAACGCAGTTGAACTTGAAGAACGTTTAGTTGCCATCAACCGTGTTACAAAAGTTGTTAAAGGTGGACGTCGTCTTCGCTTTGCAGCTCTTGTAGTTGTTGGTGATCGCAATGGTCGTGTTGGCTTCGGTACTGGTAAAGCTCAAGAAGTACCAGAAGCAATCCGTAAAGCAGTTGAAGATGCGAAGAAGAATTTGATTGAAGTACCAATGGTTGGCACAACAATTCCTCACGAAGTTCTTTCAGAATTTGGCGGAGCGAAAGTATTGCTTAAGCCAGCTGTTGAGGGTTCTGGAGTTGCTGCCGGTGGTGCGGTTCGTGCCGTCATCGAGTTGGCAGGTGTAGCAGATGTTACATCTAAATCTCTTGGCTCTAACACTCCAATCAACATCGTTCGCGCAACTGTTGAAGGTTTGAAACAATTAAAACGCGCTGAAGAAGTTGCTGCCCTTCGTGGTATTTCAGTTTCTGACTTGGCATAA